A window from Micromonospora profundi encodes these proteins:
- a CDS encoding SsgA family sporulation/cell division regulator: protein MSVIRPTTVEVETSLRLVAPDATALPVRASLRYDPADPYAVHVLFHAESAGGEAVSWSFARELLVTGLDEPAGIGDVRVWPWATPRGDFVALALSSPDGNALFEVPRSVLVRFLRRTYVVVPRGREAEHLDVDTAVTRLLAGR from the coding sequence ATGAGTGTCATCCGACCGACGACCGTAGAGGTCGAGACGTCGCTAAGGCTCGTCGCACCTGACGCCACCGCCTTGCCGGTGCGTGCCAGTCTGCGTTACGACCCTGCTGACCCGTATGCGGTCCATGTCCTGTTCCATGCCGAATCTGCCGGCGGCGAGGCGGTGAGCTGGTCCTTCGCCCGCGAACTGCTCGTCACCGGCCTGGACGAGCCAGCCGGCATCGGCGACGTGCGGGTCTGGCCCTGGGCCACTCCGCGCGGCGACTTCGTCGCGCTGGCCCTCTCGTCACCGGACGGCAACGCCCTCTTCGAGGTGCCGCGCAGCGTCCTGGTGCGTTTCCTTCGACGGACCTACGTCGTCGTCCCGCGCGGCCGGGAGGCCGAGCACCTGGACGTCGACACGGCGGTGACCCGGCTGCTCGCCGGTCGCTGA
- a CDS encoding malonic semialdehyde reductase: MSAPAVPDLLALDRAAQDLLFRAARTANTFTDEPVTDAQVAAIHDLIRYGPTAYNGQPLRILLLRSPESRARLLPYVSGANRAKTASAPLLAVLAADVDFHERLPELFPHRPQARDWLADRAARVEQARFNATLQIGYLLVGVRAAGLAAGPMAGFDAAGVTREFYPSGRHEVLLLLSVGHPGPDAWYDRLPRLDAAEVISVR, translated from the coding sequence GTGAGCGCACCAGCCGTGCCCGACCTGCTCGCGCTGGACCGGGCCGCCCAGGACCTGCTGTTCCGGGCGGCCCGCACGGCAAACACGTTCACCGACGAGCCGGTCACCGACGCCCAGGTCGCGGCCATCCACGACCTGATCCGGTACGGGCCGACGGCCTACAACGGCCAGCCGCTGCGGATCCTGCTGCTGCGATCGCCGGAGTCCCGGGCGCGACTGCTGCCATACGTGTCGGGTGCCAACAGGGCGAAAACGGCGAGCGCACCTCTGCTGGCGGTGCTCGCCGCCGACGTGGATTTCCACGAGCGGCTGCCGGAGCTGTTCCCGCACCGCCCGCAGGCCCGCGACTGGCTCGCCGACCGGGCGGCGCGCGTCGAGCAGGCCCGTTTCAACGCGACCCTCCAGATCGGCTACCTGCTCGTGGGCGTACGCGCCGCGGGGCTGGCCGCCGGCCCGATGGCGGGCTTCGACGCGGCGGGGGTGACCCGGGAGTTCTATCCCAGCGGGCGGCACGAGGTTCTGCTGCTGCTCAGCGTGGGCCACCCCGGCCCGGACGCCTGGTACGACCGGCTGCCCCGGCTGGACGCCGCGGAGGTGATCAGCGTCCGGTGA
- a CDS encoding TIGR02611 family protein has translation MDPVVVSGPPNVAVRAAEKRGYEVSMEQPHPPGRPASDDRRSGSDTRTGGTGHGGVLVTADRPRRPRWRERISTTLDLVRANPTGRITLKIVIAIVGALVVTIGIALIPLPGPGWLLVIAGLGIWAVEYHWARRLLAFTRRHVYAWTNWAKRQSLPLRFVLGSVGLLFVGTVVWLSLKYSFDIDLVAIALDYLGAR, from the coding sequence GTGGATCCGGTGGTCGTGTCCGGTCCGCCGAACGTCGCGGTCCGAGCAGCCGAAAAGCGGGGGTACGAAGTGTCGATGGAGCAGCCACATCCGCCTGGTCGGCCGGCGTCCGACGACAGACGCTCCGGCAGCGATACGCGCACCGGTGGCACCGGTCACGGTGGCGTCCTCGTGACCGCCGATCGCCCTCGGCGCCCCCGCTGGCGGGAGCGCATCTCCACCACCCTCGACCTCGTCCGCGCCAACCCCACCGGCCGGATCACCCTCAAGATCGTTATCGCGATCGTCGGGGCGCTTGTGGTGACCATCGGCATCGCCCTCATCCCGCTGCCCGGCCCCGGCTGGCTGCTGGTCATCGCCGGCCTCGGCATCTGGGCCGTCGAATACCACTGGGCCCGCCGACTGCTCGCCTTCACCCGCCGACACGTGTACGCCTGGACCAACTGGGCCAAACGACAGTCGCTGCCACTGCGCTTCGTCCTCGGCTCCGTGGGGCTGCTCTTCGTGGGGACTGTGGTGTGGCTCTCCCTCAAGTACAGTTTCGACATCGACCTGGTCGCCATCGCGCTGGACTACCTCGGGGCGCGCTGA
- a CDS encoding AAA family ATPase, with protein sequence MLESPPQPEDSATGDGEDWRIYLGTGRPHNGIERLPEPPRWRRFGGGPLITSALPEDRQGAERARGYQITDEAIEMVNAALYLRRPLLVTGKPGTGKSTLAYSVAYELGLGPVLYWPVTSRSTVDDGLYRYDAIGRLQETNLFQSTGRTEEIPDIGRYLTLGPLGTALLPWARPRVVLIDELDKSDLGLPNDLLNVFEEGRFEIPELARLPEDQSLAEVMTSDGTLRAPVRRGQVRCAAFPVVVITSNAEREFPPAFLRRCLRLDIQPPDEQALAQIITSMLGEEAVAASADLITHFLDLRDRGAVATDQLLNAIFLVTSGVRPPESTRARLRANLIRDLEAAGTL encoded by the coding sequence GTGTTGGAATCACCACCGCAGCCGGAGGACTCCGCCACGGGCGACGGCGAGGACTGGCGGATCTACCTCGGCACCGGACGGCCGCACAACGGCATCGAGCGGCTCCCCGAGCCGCCCCGGTGGCGGCGGTTCGGCGGCGGGCCACTGATCACCTCCGCGCTGCCGGAGGACCGGCAGGGCGCCGAGCGGGCCCGCGGCTACCAGATCACCGACGAGGCGATCGAGATGGTGAACGCCGCGCTCTACCTGCGCCGCCCGCTCCTGGTGACGGGCAAGCCGGGCACCGGAAAGTCCACCCTCGCCTACAGCGTCGCGTACGAGCTGGGCCTCGGGCCGGTGCTCTACTGGCCGGTGACCAGCCGCTCCACCGTGGACGACGGCCTCTACCGCTATGACGCGATCGGCCGGCTCCAGGAGACGAACCTCTTCCAGTCCACCGGGCGGACCGAGGAGATACCGGACATCGGCCGCTACCTGACGCTCGGCCCGCTGGGCACGGCACTCCTGCCCTGGGCACGTCCCCGGGTGGTGTTGATCGACGAGCTGGACAAGAGCGACCTGGGGCTCCCCAACGACCTGCTCAACGTCTTCGAGGAGGGCCGGTTCGAGATCCCGGAACTGGCCCGGCTGCCGGAGGACCAGAGCCTGGCGGAGGTGATGACCAGCGACGGCACCCTGCGGGCACCGGTACGGCGCGGCCAGGTCCGCTGCGCCGCCTTCCCAGTCGTCGTCATCACCAGCAACGCCGAGCGGGAGTTCCCACCCGCCTTCCTGCGCCGCTGCCTGCGACTGGACATCCAGCCCCCGGACGAGCAGGCCCTGGCCCAGATCATCACCTCGATGCTCGGCGAGGAGGCGGTGGCCGCCAGCGCCGACCTGATCACGCACTTCCTCGACCTGCGAGACCGGGGTGCGGTGGCCACGGACCAGTTGCTGAACGCGATCTTCCTGGTCACCTCCGGGGTGCGACCGCCCGAGTCGACCCGCGCCCGGCTGCGGGCGAACCTGATCCGGGACCTCGAAGCGGCCGGCACCCTATGA
- a CDS encoding VMAP-C domain-containing protein: MTLESHDHRRLVDAMLALTGAEVRTHRDRYVRQLGHLIDGEPVFRRSDVPFTDLWGLVAACEEVPGALRLLPAAVAAVDGESPELDRFRALVAIHLPPEILTADERGRIVELADGLDPPVLLDLCRGAVARLGPRVRPPVTDLAAVLRELEDAISDPDVRPPLVAFLDDLAGRVALPARRIAGRLADEVARRMGVPPGPAAAPPPAGSAGGPRPSDGDQYRSYFVVLLDADGIDASRYLFEAWLVTPGDPGRLPWHWERVPDGPGDRFRLEQIQLKIDEALTELANRSTAEIGQLTVEFIVPRPLLDYEFDRWQVAAPGLYTALGVHYPVVVRDLTRMRNSLMRPRWRTRHRRLREQGSAVQARAVAFERLTEPYVAQHLHARLLGNDDYPVCLVLFVSGAERHIQAAIGAAVTAGLPVVLWCRDRAAASRFDSYIPEVLMARSVANLRELVWELRRDAGSEGGSSEHLGLHLTLLWDEIDRVPPADALSAPV, encoded by the coding sequence GTGACCCTCGAATCCCACGACCACCGCCGGCTGGTCGACGCGATGCTCGCACTCACCGGTGCCGAGGTACGCACCCACCGCGACCGGTACGTACGGCAACTCGGCCACCTGATCGACGGCGAGCCGGTCTTCCGCCGCTCCGACGTGCCCTTCACCGACCTCTGGGGACTCGTCGCGGCCTGCGAGGAGGTGCCGGGGGCGCTCCGGCTGTTGCCCGCGGCGGTGGCGGCGGTGGACGGTGAGAGCCCGGAGCTGGACCGCTTCCGCGCACTCGTCGCCATCCACCTGCCGCCGGAGATCCTCACCGCCGACGAACGCGGCCGGATCGTCGAGCTGGCCGACGGCCTCGATCCGCCGGTGCTGCTGGACCTGTGCCGCGGCGCGGTGGCGCGGCTCGGTCCGCGGGTGCGCCCACCGGTCACCGACCTGGCGGCCGTACTCCGGGAACTGGAGGACGCGATCTCCGACCCCGACGTACGCCCGCCGCTGGTCGCCTTCCTGGACGACCTTGCGGGCCGGGTCGCCCTACCGGCCCGCCGGATCGCCGGCCGCCTCGCCGACGAGGTCGCCCGGCGGATGGGGGTCCCGCCGGGTCCGGCGGCGGCCCCGCCGCCGGCCGGGTCGGCGGGCGGTCCCAGACCCTCGGACGGCGACCAGTACCGCTCCTACTTCGTGGTGCTGCTGGACGCGGACGGCATCGACGCCTCCCGGTACCTGTTCGAGGCCTGGTTGGTGACCCCGGGCGATCCCGGCCGGCTGCCGTGGCACTGGGAACGCGTCCCGGACGGGCCGGGGGATCGGTTCCGACTGGAGCAGATCCAGCTCAAGATCGATGAGGCGCTCACCGAGCTGGCCAATCGCAGTACCGCCGAGATCGGTCAACTGACTGTCGAGTTCATCGTGCCCCGACCCCTGCTCGACTACGAGTTCGACCGGTGGCAGGTGGCGGCTCCGGGGCTCTACACGGCCCTCGGCGTGCACTACCCGGTGGTCGTCCGCGACCTCACCCGGATGCGCAACTCCCTGATGCGTCCCCGCTGGCGGACGCGGCACCGGCGGCTGCGCGAGCAGGGTTCCGCCGTGCAGGCCAGGGCGGTCGCCTTCGAGCGGCTCACCGAGCCGTACGTCGCGCAGCACCTGCACGCCCGACTGCTCGGCAACGACGACTACCCGGTCTGTCTCGTGCTGTTCGTCAGCGGCGCCGAACGGCACATCCAGGCGGCGATCGGCGCCGCGGTCACCGCCGGACTGCCGGTCGTCCTCTGGTGTCGCGATCGCGCGGCGGCGTCACGGTTCGATTCGTACATCCCCGAGGTGCTCATGGCGCGCAGCGTCGCAAACCTGCGCGAGCTGGTCTGGGAGCTGCGTCGCGACGCGGGCAGCGAGGGCGGCTCCTCCGAACACCTCGGTCTCCACCTCACCCTGCTGTGGGACGAGATCGACCGGGTGCCACCGGCCGACGCCCTCAGCGCGCCGGTCTAG
- a CDS encoding helix-turn-helix domain-containing protein has translation MVSTDPSPAPPIGTASPVADEISTFALADLAGDPGWRRPVIVERELLILTTRGHGDAELDFHLLPCRPGTLLRVRAGQLLRCAGPQFDATVVGWTTDALRGLAVDPDAPPTWRQLAGEDEDAVISEVSQLAVDCQRHGDGTPAARALLRHQLAVLLLRLALPGVDRSPPRPEVETFQRFCREVEHGYQGTRRVEDYAVALGCSVRTLTRACLAVTGRSAKQVIDERVALQAGRLLAATDEPIAQIGRQLGFSEPTNFGRFFTRETGTSPGAFRAAREQPTAGRVVRPRSPVEPTGANGGWFRSGALGEPANGGHSRRPGSPTGPGGGTGRA, from the coding sequence ATGGTCTCTACCGATCCCTCCCCCGCGCCACCGATCGGAACGGCGTCACCCGTAGCCGACGAGATTTCCACGTTCGCGCTTGCCGACCTCGCCGGTGACCCGGGCTGGCGTCGGCCGGTCATCGTTGAGCGCGAGTTGCTGATCCTCACCACGCGTGGGCACGGCGACGCCGAGCTCGATTTCCACCTGCTGCCCTGCCGACCCGGCACGTTGCTGCGGGTCCGCGCCGGCCAGCTGCTGCGATGCGCCGGCCCGCAGTTCGACGCGACAGTGGTGGGTTGGACCACCGACGCGCTGCGCGGTCTCGCCGTCGACCCGGACGCCCCGCCGACGTGGCGGCAACTTGCCGGCGAGGACGAGGACGCGGTGATCAGCGAGGTCAGCCAGCTCGCCGTGGACTGTCAACGGCACGGCGACGGCACACCCGCCGCCCGTGCGCTGCTGCGCCACCAGCTCGCCGTGCTGCTGCTGAGGCTGGCCCTGCCCGGCGTGGACCGGTCACCTCCGCGACCCGAGGTGGAGACGTTCCAGCGGTTCTGCCGGGAGGTGGAGCACGGCTACCAGGGGACGCGACGGGTCGAGGACTACGCGGTAGCGCTCGGATGCTCGGTGCGGACGTTGACCCGGGCCTGCCTGGCCGTCACCGGTCGCAGCGCCAAACAGGTGATCGACGAGCGGGTCGCGTTGCAGGCGGGTCGGCTGCTCGCGGCAACCGACGAGCCGATCGCGCAGATCGGCCGACAGCTCGGCTTCTCCGAGCCCACCAACTTCGGTCGCTTCTTCACCAGGGAGACCGGCACGAGCCCTGGCGCGTTCCGGGCGGCCCGCGAGCAGCCGACGGCCGGCCGGGTCGTACGCCCCCGATCGCCAGTCGAGCCGACAGGCGCCAACGGAGGGTGGTTCCGCTCCGGCGCGCTCGGCGAACCGGCGAACGGGGGGCACTCCAGGCGGCCCGGGTCGCCCACCGGCCCGGGCGGCGGCACCGGGCGGGCATGA
- a CDS encoding glucose 1-dehydrogenase yields the protein MTQLFSVEGKTVLVTGGSRGIGLMIAQGFVRAGAHVIISSRKADVCEAVAKELSAEGRCEAIPADLGADAGAEALAAAVRERFGRLDVLVNNAGATWGAPLENYPEAAFDKLWAVNVKAVFRLTTALLPELRAAASADDPARVINIGSIDGIRVPWMEVYAYSATKAAVHMLTRSLAHQLAGEQITVNAIAPGPFESKMMAFALDDPASRASIEQQVPLGRIGRPDDMAGTAIYLSSRAGAYLTGAVIPVDGGITTHG from the coding sequence ATGACGCAGCTGTTCTCGGTCGAAGGCAAGACGGTACTGGTCACCGGCGGCTCGCGGGGGATCGGTCTGATGATCGCCCAGGGCTTCGTCCGGGCCGGCGCACACGTGATCATCTCGTCCCGCAAGGCGGACGTCTGCGAGGCGGTCGCCAAGGAGCTCTCCGCGGAGGGCCGCTGCGAGGCCATCCCCGCCGACCTGGGCGCCGACGCCGGTGCCGAGGCACTCGCCGCCGCCGTGCGGGAACGCTTCGGTCGCCTCGACGTGCTTGTCAACAACGCAGGCGCCACCTGGGGCGCACCGCTGGAAAACTACCCGGAAGCCGCGTTCGACAAGCTCTGGGCCGTAAACGTCAAGGCGGTCTTCCGGCTCACCACTGCCCTGCTGCCGGAGCTGCGCGCCGCTGCCAGCGCCGACGACCCCGCCCGGGTCATCAACATCGGGTCCATCGACGGCATCCGCGTGCCGTGGATGGAGGTCTACGCGTATTCGGCAACCAAAGCTGCCGTCCATATGCTCACCCGCAGCCTCGCCCACCAGCTCGCCGGCGAGCAGATCACCGTCAACGCGATCGCACCCGGCCCGTTCGAGAGCAAGATGATGGCGTTCGCCCTGGACGACCCGGCGAGCCGGGCCAGCATCGAGCAGCAGGTGCCACTGGGCCGCATCGGGCGCCCCGACGACATGGCCGGCACGGCCATCTACCTGTCCTCGCGGGCCGGCGCGTACCTCACCGGCGCTGTCATCCCCGTCGACGGCGGCATCACCACGCACGGCTGA
- a CDS encoding RrF2 family transcriptional regulator — protein sequence MQISARGDYAVRAALSLATAYPSLLSTQAIAADQDMPRKFLEAVLADLRRAGIVRAQRGAEGGYTLARPPREVTVGAVLRAVEGPLAGVRGLRPEETRYEGAAENLPGLWVAVRAAVRRVVDEVSLAEIVSGRLPAHVRKLTALPDAWEPR from the coding sequence GTGCAGATCTCCGCGCGCGGCGACTACGCGGTACGGGCGGCGCTGAGCCTCGCGACCGCGTACCCCTCGCTGTTGTCCACCCAGGCCATCGCCGCAGACCAGGACATGCCCCGCAAGTTCCTGGAGGCGGTCCTGGCCGACCTGCGCCGGGCCGGCATCGTCCGCGCCCAGCGGGGCGCCGAGGGCGGCTACACCCTGGCCCGGCCGCCACGTGAGGTGACCGTCGGCGCGGTGCTGCGTGCCGTGGAGGGTCCCCTCGCCGGGGTGCGCGGCCTGCGGCCGGAGGAGACCCGGTACGAGGGCGCGGCGGAGAACCTGCCCGGCCTGTGGGTGGCGGTACGCGCCGCCGTCCGGCGGGTGGTCGACGAGGTGAGCCTCGCCGAGATCGTCAGCGGCCGGCTGCCCGCGCACGTCCGCAAGCTCACCGCCCTACCCGACGCCTGGGAGCCGCGCTGA
- a CDS encoding caspase family protein: MTRRRALLIACNEYDDPKLSRLRSPAHDVQVLARLLGDPTVGAYDVRLLVNPTEHEARLEIARLLRSAGRSDHLLLFFACHGRRDIDGLLYLALADTDVDDLPATALPTELINRLLNRSACQRMVLLLDCCFSGAVSRVLTHQGDAGVRGGDLFPGEGTGRAVLTATTAHEYAWEPAGEPLPLTDNPRHSVFAGAVIEGLRTGDADLDGDGLVSADELYRYVRDSVAVAGGQTPRRWMYGEGDLYVARSSRGPALATAAGRTAPLPPAGVEVRDGRGADRSDGPVPPRQRPVPWAAERLHWEAGLPEPVERMLRGLADRTGWLALRAGGWDEATTRFGAAVRADGTAGAWWGLGISHAIGGRWRAAGHAFAAAAGGLREAPPDHPAPTAALTAGALLLAVVTLRAGGDQRAAQVLTDSVDALPLCPPLLVLSAAWAGDGAALTRAFLLDPEMAVECEAAGMEIGPAVQEAIACGEAQVRRLDVARTRLRATDPAWSGGPAGDGGPEGVRRSPLARLQEVRRTVEVRRDELISLLHARQLGVRDALRAPVPDGGGAVVADIRNAIHTGHEALRATDRPAPLAAVGIPPIRPMRLI; encoded by the coding sequence GTGACGCGCAGACGCGCCCTGTTGATCGCCTGTAACGAGTACGACGATCCCAAGCTGTCCCGCCTCCGGTCTCCGGCACACGACGTTCAGGTGCTGGCCCGGCTGCTCGGTGACCCGACGGTCGGCGCCTACGACGTACGGCTGCTGGTCAACCCGACCGAGCACGAGGCCCGGCTGGAGATCGCCCGACTGCTGCGGTCGGCCGGCCGGTCGGATCACCTCCTGCTCTTCTTCGCCTGCCACGGTCGACGCGACATCGACGGGCTGCTCTACCTCGCTCTCGCCGACACGGACGTCGACGACCTGCCGGCCACCGCGCTTCCCACGGAACTGATCAACCGACTGCTCAACCGCTCGGCCTGCCAGCGGATGGTCCTGCTGCTGGACTGCTGCTTCAGCGGAGCGGTGTCGCGGGTGTTGACCCACCAGGGCGACGCGGGCGTCCGCGGCGGGGACCTGTTCCCGGGCGAGGGAACCGGCCGCGCCGTCCTGACCGCCACCACCGCCCACGAGTACGCCTGGGAGCCGGCCGGCGAGCCGCTGCCGCTGACCGACAACCCTCGGCACTCCGTCTTCGCCGGTGCGGTGATCGAAGGGCTGCGCACCGGTGACGCCGACCTGGACGGTGACGGACTGGTATCCGCCGACGAGCTCTACAGGTACGTCAGGGACTCGGTCGCGGTGGCCGGCGGGCAGACGCCCCGCCGCTGGATGTACGGCGAGGGCGACCTCTACGTAGCCCGGAGCTCACGGGGCCCGGCCCTGGCCACGGCGGCCGGCCGGACCGCGCCCCTGCCGCCGGCCGGGGTGGAGGTTCGGGACGGGCGCGGTGCCGACCGGTCGGACGGTCCGGTCCCGCCCCGCCAGCGGCCCGTCCCCTGGGCGGCGGAGCGCCTGCACTGGGAGGCGGGGTTGCCCGAACCGGTGGAGCGGATGCTGAGAGGTTTGGCCGACCGTACGGGTTGGCTGGCCCTGCGGGCGGGCGGCTGGGACGAGGCGACCACCCGGTTCGGGGCGGCGGTGCGCGCCGACGGGACGGCCGGTGCCTGGTGGGGACTCGGGATCAGCCACGCGATCGGCGGACGCTGGCGGGCCGCAGGCCACGCGTTCGCGGCGGCCGCCGGAGGGCTGCGGGAGGCCCCGCCCGACCACCCGGCACCGACGGCCGCGCTGACCGCCGGGGCGCTGCTGCTCGCGGTCGTCACGCTGCGGGCGGGCGGCGACCAGCGCGCGGCCCAGGTGCTGACCGACTCCGTCGACGCGTTGCCGCTGTGCCCGCCGCTGCTGGTGCTCTCTGCGGCGTGGGCCGGTGACGGTGCGGCGCTGACCCGCGCGTTCCTGCTCGACCCGGAGATGGCGGTGGAGTGCGAGGCCGCGGGCATGGAGATCGGACCGGCCGTCCAGGAGGCCATCGCCTGCGGCGAGGCGCAGGTCCGCCGGCTCGACGTCGCCCGCACCCGGCTGCGCGCCACCGACCCGGCCTGGTCCGGCGGTCCGGCCGGCGACGGCGGGCCCGAGGGAGTACGGCGGTCGCCGCTGGCGCGGCTGCAGGAGGTCCGGCGGACCGTGGAGGTACGCCGAGACGAGCTGATCTCCCTGCTGCACGCCCGCCAGCTCGGCGTACGGGACGCGTTGCGCGCACCGGTGCCGGACGGGGGCGGAGCGGTGGTGGCGGACATCCGCAACGCCATACACACGGGTCACGAGGCGCTGCGGGCGACGGACCGGCCCGCACCGCTGGCTGCGGTCGGTATTCCACCGATCCGTCCGATGCGTTTAATTTAA
- a CDS encoding flavin reductase family protein, with protein MTTVERPSTDATELHPVDRDLFRALLRRQATSVTVVTAVARATDPACLGGIGAPIRAGFTATSFTSVSLDPPLVSFCLGVTSSSWPVLARAEHVAVHLLAAGQREAAAVFATSGIDRFAAYPDWTPGPFGVPLLTGVLARLLCRVVHRVPAGDHTLVIAEPLALGDGGDGEPLVHHQGGYTTAVKPVPA; from the coding sequence GTGACGACCGTCGAGCGTCCGAGCACGGACGCCACCGAGCTGCACCCCGTCGACCGGGACCTGTTCCGCGCGCTGCTGCGCCGGCAGGCCACGAGCGTCACGGTGGTCACCGCTGTCGCCAGGGCCACCGACCCGGCCTGCCTGGGCGGGATCGGCGCACCGATCCGGGCCGGGTTCACCGCCACCTCGTTCACGTCCGTCTCACTGGACCCGCCGCTCGTGTCGTTCTGCCTGGGCGTCACCTCGTCGAGCTGGCCGGTGCTGGCCCGCGCCGAACACGTCGCCGTGCACCTGCTGGCCGCCGGGCAGCGGGAGGCCGCAGCCGTCTTCGCCACAAGCGGCATCGACAGGTTCGCCGCGTACCCGGACTGGACGCCGGGGCCGTTCGGCGTGCCGCTGCTGACGGGAGTGCTGGCCCGGCTGCTCTGCCGGGTGGTGCACCGCGTCCCCGCCGGCGACCACACGTTGGTGATCGCCGAGCCGCTCGCGTTGGGCGACGGCGGCGACGGCGAGCCGCTGGTGCACCACCAGGGCGGCTACACCACCGCCGTGAAGCCGGTGCCGGCGTGA
- a CDS encoding LLM class flavin-dependent oxidoreductase: protein MPRTLHLNAFLMGVGHHEAAWRHPRTDPRRVTDVRHFQELARIAERGTLDSVFLADGLSVGPNPRHNIQAVFEPLTLLASLAAVTEHIGLIATVSTTYNEPFHTARKFASLDHLSGGRAGWNIVTSAQEREAVNFNRDSHPAHADRYRRAAEFVDVAIKLWDSWEDDALVFDTAAGVFADTDRVHEVAHRGPEFQVRGPLNIPRPPQGRPLLVQAGSSPDGIAFAARYAEAVFTAQQTLADGQGFYAELRRQVTAAGRNPDLVKVLPGIAPVIGGTEAEARTLAAELEELIVPDYALAQLSGMLGIDLTGLPLDGPLPELPDSGTVQAHQSRYRLVTDLARREKLTVRQLIGRLGGGRGHRVVAGTPEQIADQIELWFSQGAADGFNIMPPHLPGGLADFVDHVVPVLRARGLFRTEYTGRTLREHYGLPRPASAYAAPTLVPA from the coding sequence ATGCCTCGAACCCTGCACCTCAACGCGTTCCTGATGGGCGTCGGCCACCACGAGGCCGCCTGGCGGCATCCCCGCACCGACCCGCGCCGGGTCACCGACGTGCGGCACTTCCAGGAGCTGGCCCGGATCGCCGAGCGCGGCACCCTCGACTCGGTGTTCCTGGCCGACGGGCTGTCGGTCGGGCCGAACCCCCGGCACAACATCCAGGCCGTCTTCGAGCCGCTGACCCTGCTCGCCTCGCTGGCCGCGGTGACCGAGCACATCGGTCTCATCGCGACGGTCTCCACCACCTACAACGAGCCGTTCCACACCGCCCGCAAGTTCGCCTCCCTGGACCACCTGAGCGGCGGCCGGGCCGGCTGGAACATCGTCACCTCCGCGCAGGAGCGGGAGGCGGTCAACTTCAACAGGGACAGCCACCCCGCGCACGCCGACCGCTACCGGCGGGCCGCCGAGTTCGTCGACGTGGCGATCAAGCTCTGGGACAGCTGGGAGGACGACGCGCTGGTCTTCGACACCGCCGCCGGGGTGTTCGCCGACACCGACAGGGTGCACGAGGTCGCGCACCGGGGGCCGGAGTTCCAGGTTCGTGGCCCGCTCAACATTCCCCGCCCGCCACAGGGCCGGCCGCTGCTCGTGCAGGCCGGGTCGTCACCGGACGGCATCGCCTTCGCCGCCCGGTACGCCGAAGCCGTGTTCACCGCCCAGCAGACCCTCGCCGACGGGCAGGGCTTCTACGCCGAGCTGCGCCGCCAGGTCACCGCCGCAGGCCGGAACCCCGACCTCGTGAAGGTCCTGCCCGGCATCGCACCCGTGATCGGCGGCACCGAGGCCGAGGCGCGCACGCTCGCCGCCGAGCTGGAGGAGCTGATCGTCCCCGACTACGCCCTCGCGCAGCTCTCCGGGATGCTCGGCATCGACCTCACCGGCCTGCCGCTGGACGGGCCGCTGCCCGAGCTGCCGGACTCCGGCACCGTGCAGGCCCACCAGAGCCGCTACCGGCTCGTCACCGACCTGGCCCGCCGGGAGAAGCTCACCGTCCGGCAGCTCATCGGCCGGCTCGGCGGCGGCAGGGGCCACCGCGTGGTCGCCGGAACGCCGGAACAGATCGCCGACCAGATCGAGCTGTGGTTCAGCCAGGGCGCCGCCGACGGGTTCAACATCATGCCGCCGCACCTGCCCGGCGGTCTGGCCGACTTCGTCGACCACGTCGTGCCGGTGCTGCGCGCCCGAGGGCTCTTCCGCACCGAGTACACAGGTCGTACGCTGCGCGAGCACTACGGCCTGCCCCGACCGGCCAGCGCGTACGCCGCGCCGACCCTGGTGCCGGCGTGA